DNA from Triticum aestivum cultivar Chinese Spring chromosome 7D, IWGSC CS RefSeq v2.1, whole genome shotgun sequence:
GTCCAGCGCGACTCGGGGTTCAGAAAGGGAGGAGGACCTACACAGAATTCTAGCCTACATCCCTCAATGACATTACAGAGATGATGACCCGTCCAACCCCAGCAAGGAGATTATAGGACCTTTGCCGCATACCCCTCCTTACATGTTGAACAGAAGCAGCAGAGCTACCGGATGGTGATGTACCTGTTTGTGCCATGCTTGGCCCAGTGGTCCTTGAGGTCCACCGACGCCGAGAGATCGTGGCCCTCAGCCGCTAGTCGGCTGAGCAGCTTGGTGAACGCGCTGCCGCTCATCTTCCGTCCGCCCATGCGCGCGTGGCGCTTGTTGGGCATCACCGGGAGCGGGTACATGGACATGCTCATGGTGCAGCAGGACGACTGCCACCCGCCGTTGCCCCACTTGTAGCACTGCCGGAGGACCCCCGTGCACGAGCAGGCAGGCGCAGGCATGGACGACTCGTCGAACGAGACCTGGTTCAGGCCAAGGTCCTGGTCCTTCCACTCGTTCTTCATCTCAGAAGCGGCGCGAGCTGGATCCTCCCCGACACCAGACATTCCGGCGTCTCTCCAGTCACCGCCGGCTTTCTTGGTTTTCCGGAGCACGCCTGACGGCCTCTTCAGTGGAGATGCTTGGGAACTgttcttcttgggcttctttgccTTTCCAGCAGCACTCACCGGGGCTGTTGAGATCGGGTATGCGTCTGATATGTGCATTTCCCTCGCATGGTCATATGGAGAATCTGCCAGTTGCAGTGGCGATGATTGAGCATGGGGCTGCTGGTCCTGGTGGTGGAAGTTCTTTGCTCCATTGAGAGATCCTGGGTTGAATCCGGTCCCATTATTCATATTAAATCCATTTGTACGGGCTAGTTCAAGTGCGGCAAGGGCATTGTCTCGTTCGACGATTGCAGCATTCCGTTCAGCCATTGCAGAGTCCCGCTGGGCAAACGCCATGTCTCTCTCAGCCATGGCAGCTTTCTTCTCAGCCAGAGCATGGTCTCTCTCCATGATGGCGGTGTCCCTCTCACTCATTAGTGCTAGGAGGTTCATGCTGTGGTGGTCTTTCATTTGCCTTTGGGGCATCATCCACTGAAACATAGAGCAATTATCATAAGGTCCGCATTCGTTCAGAGAGCAAATCTTTGCAACAATTATGttcagaaaaaaaatataaaatgatGTTTGTGACAATTCTGAATGCAGTACAAAAAAGCTCAACGTCACACATTTCCAAGACTAGTTTAGGTCGTGATCGTCATTTCTTGGGCATGGTTGTTTCAACTGTACCATTTGCTCTGCAGCTATGCAGGAGAACAAAACAAAAAATATGACAAAAAGAGGGCTATGAAATTTGTTACTATCTTATCACCATGAACTTCTGCTATTTAGTTTGATCATTCCTCAGTTTGGAGAAACTTTAGGGATACTATGTACATTAGCTGAGGGACAAGCACTGACCAGCATACTATCTCAACTTTTAGCTTTCTCATAAAGCTGAATAATATTGTCTTCAGTCTAAAACAAGCACACGTACACTTTAGCCACTCATCTACCGCTTGTGATCTGGTTATGCCCTTAAAGAAGATTTGTTACAGGACAATTCTTACTAGCAGAAGATAAATCAAATCAATGTTCTATGCCTTAATTACTAACACAGTGTAACTTTCATATGTCAAAATACAAATATATAAATCTAAAATCTTGCACAAGAATTATTCGTGATGAATTGCACAAACCTGAGTATGAAGTGCTTTATATGGGTCTGGCCTTTGCCTCCCATTTTCCCTATGTCCAAGGTTGTCCATTATCACATATGTTTGCAGAGAGGAGAAATAGGGCAACTATGTGACTACCTTCAAGATAAGAAGAAAAAGAGTTAAGAGTACGGCAAATGTGTTATCACAGGGAAGGTATTGCCTAAGAGTAACCTAGCTAGATTGTCTTGTTGCTATGTCAGAGCTCAAAAGAGCTACCGGGGAAAACGAGAATAAGGAATGGAAAGGCAAAAGGTAATCAATGTAGAATGCTTTCTAAGCCAACACATGAACCAGTTCAGAAATGCAATAGATATCAGAATAAAATGTGTCAGTATAATTGGGGAACAAAGTAGCAACGCATGTTTACTCAATGCATAAGAGAAGGCAACAAGTCAATCAGCTAGTATCAAGATAAACAATTATTCATTCACCGACTTTAACTCCAGATTCAGTTTCTCAGATAGCAGAAATGCAGAACCAGAGCCTCAATATGGCCTCCAAATCCCCGGAGACCAAACTTGCCACATAGTTTCGCAGCTGAACAATTTCAAATAATAGTACTCATCTCTAGCTAGGCAAGTAGGAGGGGGCAGCAGATCAGCTATTGTCCTTTCAAAACATTGGATGCATAAACAGTTATGGACATGACTCTGAATCTAATGCTCAAATAGCCAAACCAAAGCTTCACAAACAGACCGGTGAGCATCATAGAATCCAACTGCACACAATGCTGCCTTCAATTGAAACTAGCAGTACACTGTCCACATGCACCCGCTCACTAGGAAGCTGTGGAGAGTTACACCACATGCACCCGCTCACTAGTACCCATCCCACAGTAAGCAGCACTTCCACTCTGTGCGCCCTCTAACTGCAAAAGGGGGGCAAAAACAGGGCCAGCCGCCACCTCCTGCGGAATTCACAGCCGTGACTTGGAAACGAGGACGCTAAATTAGCAACAGAGGAAACGAGCCCAGTTAGGGGAAGCGCTAAACCCTAGATCACTCACCGAGGACCGCCGCCGCTCGCTCCCCCCCGGCGCCCGCGCGGATTCCGCGGATTCGCGGGTGGAGTAAGCGACGAATCCCCTCCTAATCCGCCGCAGGCACCCAATGCGGCCCCTCCCCTGCTCGCCGCGGAAATTTCGTTTGGGGAAATAATTAAGCAACCCCCGCTGCACTGTACTTATCAGAGAgggcgagagaaagagagaggggttACCACACAGTactatcagcagcagcagcagctcccggAGGCGAGGAGGCGGGGCCCGCCGGCCAGCGGGACGGGGGACGGCGGGGCACGGCCGCCGGCGACCGGGCCTGCGGGGTCGGAGCTGGCTGCTCGCCGCcgctctcccctccctctcccGCTCCCCCGTCTGTCTCGCTCGGACTTTGGGGGCGCTGGTGAATGGCGGGGGTTGGGgagcaggggcggcggcgaggacgggCGTCGACgcgcgggagggagaggggagggggaggggtggccCACGGTCCAGAGGGAGGCGGGGGTGGCGGGTAGATTGATGGTGGATGAGGCCGATGGGGGGGGGAGAGCGAGGGTGGAAGGAAAGGGAGGAAACGCTCGCTCGCTCCCTCTGGCGCTGTCGCTTGCAGAGACTTGCCGCCGGGGCCCACCGCTGGACGGAGGAGGGGCAGGAAGGAAGGCAGACTCCTTGGACGACACACCTCTTCATCCACCGGATATAACCACACTGGCTTTAATTTTAATTATTATTAAAACTTTTACGAGGTTATTCTGACTTTTCTGCAAGGAAACTAGTAGCGGTAATTTTGGCACGTTGATAGATTTTTGGTATTTGGAACGTCTGAGCTCTGacgagttttctttttcttttgaaatTCGCTCTAGGACGAGTTTTAGGGTTGCCACCAACTTATAAAGGGATAG
Protein-coding regions in this window:
- the LOC123168078 gene encoding barley B recombinant-like protein D; protein product: MDNLGHRENGRQRPDPYKALHTQWMMPQRQMKDHHSMNLLALMSERDTAIMERDHALAEKKAAMAERDMAFAQRDSAMAERNAAIVERDNALAALELARTNGFNMNNGTGFNPGSLNGAKNFHHQDQQPHAQSSPLQLADSPYDHAREMHISDAYPISTAPVSAAGKAKKPKKNSSQASPLKRPSGVLRKTKKAGGDWRDAGMSGVGEDPARAASEMKNEWKDQDLGLNQVSFDESSMPAPACSCTGVLRQCYKWGNGGWQSSCCTMSMSMYPLPVMPNKRHARMGGRKMSGSAFTKLLSRLAAEGHDLSASVDLKDHWAKHGTNRYITIR